One stretch of Alcaligenes faecalis DNA includes these proteins:
- the lptF gene encoding LPS export ABC transporter permease LptF, translating into MSLFKRSAVSEILSHSGVVLSTLLIVWLSVLLVRLLGEAANGTIGPDVVLGLAAFSSITALPIILAVSLFIAVLTTVTRSFRESEMVVWFASGLSLKNWVTPVLQCAVPTAILIAVLTLQASPWAYRQIAEYRQRFEQRSDLSKVTAGQFIESDDGARVFYADSPEKEGDELGNVIARVIDPQWLSIVTAQSARMEEQPNGDRFLVLSEGHRYDLKPGQAEFRMVDFESYGMRLESRDAGNTAETIRARAEQQIKARQTTLLFSDDDAEARSQIMWRVALPLAALNLALLAIPLGAVNPRMGRSGNILVAGLVGLLYMNLINLSRGWIRNGQLGFEIGLWLVHAIFLLIMVFMMWRKLRIKAPKPPATT; encoded by the coding sequence ATGTCTCTATTTAAACGCTCTGCGGTATCCGAAATCTTAAGTCACAGTGGCGTTGTACTGTCCACTTTGCTGATTGTGTGGCTTAGTGTACTTCTGGTGCGTTTGTTAGGCGAAGCGGCCAATGGCACGATTGGCCCTGACGTGGTGCTGGGTCTGGCCGCCTTTTCCAGTATTACCGCCTTGCCGATTATTCTGGCCGTTTCCCTGTTCATTGCCGTGCTCACCACCGTGACGCGCAGCTTTCGGGAATCCGAAATGGTGGTCTGGTTTGCCAGCGGCCTGTCCTTGAAAAACTGGGTAACGCCTGTGTTGCAGTGTGCGGTGCCGACTGCCATCCTGATTGCCGTGCTGACTTTGCAGGCTTCTCCCTGGGCCTATCGCCAGATTGCTGAATACCGCCAACGTTTTGAGCAGCGCTCGGACCTGAGCAAAGTCACCGCCGGGCAGTTTATTGAGTCCGATGATGGCGCTCGTGTGTTTTACGCGGACTCCCCGGAAAAAGAAGGGGATGAGCTGGGGAATGTGATTGCCCGCGTGATCGACCCGCAGTGGCTCAGCATTGTGACCGCGCAAAGTGCCCGCATGGAAGAGCAGCCCAATGGCGACCGCTTTCTGGTCTTGAGTGAAGGCCATCGCTACGACCTGAAGCCCGGTCAGGCCGAATTCCGCATGGTGGACTTTGAAAGCTATGGCATGCGCCTGGAAAGCCGAGATGCGGGTAATACCGCTGAAACCATCCGCGCTCGGGCCGAGCAGCAGATCAAGGCTCGTCAAACTACCTTGTTATTCAGTGATGATGATGCCGAGGCGCGCTCGCAGATCATGTGGCGGGTGGCCTTGCCTTTGGCAGCCTTGAATCTGGCCTTGCTGGCGATCCCCTTGGGGGCGGTGAATCCTCGTATGGGTCGCTCCGGCAATATTCTGGTGGCCGGTCTGGTTGGTTTGCTCTACATGAACCTGATCAACCTGTCGCGCGGCTGGATCCGTAACGGCCAATTGGGCTTTGAAATCGGTTTGTGGCTGGTCCACGCGATCTTCCTGCTGATCATGGTCTTCATGATGTGGCGTAAATTGCGCATCAAGGCACCTAAACCGCCAGCAACAACTTGA
- the acs gene encoding acetate--CoA ligase: MSGPTSIESVLSESRVFPVFPKLEREASIAGMAAYQELCQKAEQDNPGFWAELARDRLVWTKPFTQVLDDSKPPFYKWFHDGELNVSANCLDKHLGTPTENKTALIFEADGGEVTKVTFRELYEQVCQFANGLKALGYKTGERALIYMPMSVQAIVAMQACARLGITHSVVFGGFSAKSLHERAVDVGASLVITADEQRRGGRAIPLKNAVDEALSGGDCEAVRHVIVYKRTGGPVAWHEGRDLWWEDAVKGQSSDCPAVSVNAEHPLFVLYTSGSTGKPKGVQHSSAGYLLGAMLSVQWTFDAKDSDVFWCTADIGWVTGHTFITYGPLAAGVTQVVFEGVPTYPDAGRFWNMIERHGVTVFYTAPTAIRSLTKAAEADEAIHPKQYNLDSLRIIGSVGEPINPEAWMWYFKNVGRERCPIVDTWWQTETGGHVITPLPGATPLKPGSCGLPFPGMDVAIVDEVGGEAERGNGGFLVIRKPWPNMIRTIWGDPDRFVKSYFPPELKGYYLAGDGAQRDADGYFWVMGRIDDVLNVSGHRLGTMEVESALVAHPLVAESAVVGKPDPTTGEAIVAFVVLNGDLPSGAEADKIAAELRNWVGKEIGPIAKPREIRFGENLPKTRSGKIMRRLLRFVANNEPITQDVSTLENPAILDQLSEAH; the protein is encoded by the coding sequence ATGAGCGGTCCAACGTCTATTGAATCCGTCCTGTCGGAAAGCCGAGTCTTTCCCGTGTTCCCCAAGCTGGAACGCGAAGCAAGCATTGCTGGCATGGCGGCCTACCAGGAGCTTTGCCAGAAAGCCGAGCAGGACAACCCCGGCTTCTGGGCGGAGTTGGCCCGCGATCGTCTGGTCTGGACCAAGCCTTTCACCCAGGTTCTGGATGACAGCAAGCCCCCGTTTTACAAGTGGTTCCATGATGGCGAGCTGAACGTCTCGGCCAACTGTCTGGACAAGCACCTGGGCACCCCTACTGAAAACAAAACTGCGCTGATCTTTGAAGCCGACGGTGGCGAAGTCACCAAAGTGACTTTCCGCGAACTGTATGAACAGGTTTGCCAGTTTGCCAATGGTTTGAAAGCCCTGGGCTACAAAACCGGCGAACGTGCCCTGATCTACATGCCCATGTCGGTGCAGGCCATTGTGGCCATGCAGGCATGTGCCCGTTTGGGTATTACTCACTCCGTCGTGTTTGGTGGCTTCTCGGCCAAGAGCCTGCACGAGCGTGCTGTGGACGTGGGGGCCTCCCTGGTCATTACGGCTGACGAACAACGTCGCGGTGGCCGTGCCATCCCTCTGAAAAATGCAGTTGACGAAGCCCTGAGCGGCGGCGACTGCGAAGCCGTGCGTCACGTCATCGTGTACAAGCGCACCGGCGGTCCTGTTGCCTGGCACGAAGGTCGTGACCTGTGGTGGGAAGATGCCGTTAAAGGTCAAAGCAGCGATTGCCCCGCCGTGTCCGTGAATGCAGAACACCCTCTGTTTGTTCTGTACACCTCCGGCTCCACGGGCAAGCCTAAAGGCGTGCAGCACTCCTCGGCAGGTTATCTGCTGGGTGCCATGCTGAGCGTGCAGTGGACCTTCGACGCCAAAGACAGCGATGTGTTCTGGTGTACCGCCGACATCGGTTGGGTAACCGGCCACACCTTCATTACTTACGGCCCTCTGGCTGCTGGTGTGACACAAGTCGTGTTTGAAGGCGTGCCTACCTACCCGGATGCTGGCCGTTTCTGGAACATGATTGAACGCCACGGCGTGACGGTGTTCTACACCGCACCGACTGCTATTCGCTCCCTGACCAAGGCAGCCGAAGCGGACGAGGCCATTCACCCCAAACAATACAATCTGGACAGCCTGCGCATTATTGGTTCGGTGGGTGAGCCCATCAACCCCGAAGCCTGGATGTGGTACTTCAAGAATGTGGGCCGCGAGCGTTGCCCCATTGTGGACACCTGGTGGCAGACAGAAACCGGCGGCCATGTAATTACCCCTCTGCCTGGTGCAACCCCCCTGAAACCCGGTTCTTGCGGTCTGCCGTTCCCCGGTATGGACGTCGCTATTGTGGACGAAGTGGGTGGCGAAGCTGAACGTGGCAATGGCGGTTTCCTGGTCATTCGCAAGCCTTGGCCCAATATGATTCGCACCATTTGGGGCGATCCTGACCGTTTCGTGAAAAGCTACTTCCCACCTGAGCTGAAAGGCTACTACCTGGCCGGTGACGGTGCACAGCGTGATGCGGATGGCTACTTCTGGGTCATGGGCCGTATCGATGACGTGCTGAACGTATCGGGTCACCGCCTGGGCACCATGGAAGTGGAATCGGCCCTGGTGGCACACCCGCTGGTGGCGGAGTCTGCCGTTGTTGGCAAGCCAGACCCGACCACTGGTGAAGCTATTGTGGCTTTTGTGGTGCTGAATGGTGATCTGCCCTCGGGCGCAGAAGCCGACAAGATTGCCGCCGAGCTGCGTAACTGGGTGGGCAAGGAAATTGGTCCTATCGCCAAACCTCGTGAGATCCGCTTTGGTGAAAACCTGCCCAAGACACGTTCGGGCAAGATCATGCGTCGTTTGCTGCGCTTTGTGGCCAATAACGAGCCGATCACCCAGGACGTATCCACGCTGGAAAATCCGGCCATTCTGGATCAGTTGTCCGAAGCACACTAA
- a CDS encoding MFS transporter, protein MGQALGKALNEGVRLRELWAWAMYDFANSGYTTVILTSVYSAYFVGVIAEGRSWATLAWTLALSASYLSIMLTMPGLGAKADARQGKRRLLFSSTIGCVLATVMLYWAGPNDIVWALVFIALSNYCYCIGESIIGAFLPEIARPDALGRVSGWGWGFGYFGGMLALGLSLAFLTWATSQGWTAQEYVPGIALITAALFALSALPSFLFLRERSAPSGAEQQGMLSRLTASARDVHQHFPDFRTLLLCGAAYQAGIAVIITLSAVYATEAMGFTMAQTMTLIFTVNIAAAVGALLFGHVQDRIGHRRALALTLCAWLVMVGIAVSTRSLAGFWAAAAVAGLCIGSSQSAGRAMVGLLAPKSRLAEFFALWTFAIQLAAVCGPLSYGLVTWLSGGNHRLALACTGLFFLAGLLILSRLNFQRGILAKNQADLSCQD, encoded by the coding sequence ATGGGACAAGCCCTAGGGAAAGCCCTAAACGAAGGAGTACGGCTGCGCGAGTTGTGGGCTTGGGCTATGTATGATTTCGCAAACTCTGGCTACACCACCGTCATTTTGACCAGTGTCTACAGCGCGTATTTTGTAGGCGTCATCGCTGAAGGCCGCAGCTGGGCTACCTTGGCGTGGACACTGGCATTGTCTGCCTCGTATTTAAGCATCATGTTGACCATGCCTGGGCTCGGTGCAAAAGCCGATGCACGTCAAGGCAAAAGACGGCTTTTGTTCAGCAGCACCATAGGTTGTGTGTTGGCAACCGTGATGCTGTATTGGGCTGGTCCCAATGACATTGTCTGGGCCCTGGTTTTCATCGCTTTATCCAATTATTGCTACTGCATAGGCGAGTCCATCATCGGCGCTTTCTTGCCGGAAATTGCCCGGCCAGACGCCTTGGGACGTGTCTCCGGTTGGGGCTGGGGTTTTGGTTATTTTGGTGGCATGTTGGCCTTGGGCCTGTCCCTGGCGTTTCTGACCTGGGCAACTTCACAGGGCTGGACGGCTCAGGAATATGTGCCGGGCATTGCGCTGATTACGGCCGCCTTGTTTGCCTTGTCGGCCCTGCCTTCTTTTCTGTTTCTGCGTGAACGCAGCGCACCCAGCGGGGCAGAGCAGCAGGGCATGTTGTCGCGCCTGACGGCATCGGCGCGCGATGTGCATCAGCATTTTCCCGATTTCCGCACCTTGTTGTTATGTGGCGCTGCCTATCAGGCCGGGATTGCCGTCATTATTACCTTGTCGGCGGTGTACGCCACCGAGGCCATGGGTTTCACCATGGCGCAAACCATGACGCTGATCTTTACCGTCAATATTGCAGCAGCCGTGGGCGCTCTGCTGTTTGGCCATGTGCAGGATCGCATCGGCCACCGACGTGCTCTGGCACTGACGCTGTGCGCCTGGCTGGTCATGGTGGGGATTGCCGTCAGTACGCGCTCCCTGGCCGGTTTCTGGGCTGCAGCAGCCGTCGCGGGCTTATGTATAGGCAGCAGTCAAAGTGCAGGGCGGGCCATGGTGGGCTTGCTGGCACCCAAGAGTCGTCTGGCTGAATTTTTCGCCTTGTGGACCTTTGCCATTCAGCTGGCCGCCGTATGTGGTCCGCTGTCTTACGGTCTGGTAACGTGGTTAAGCGGTGGGAACCATCGTTTGGCTTTGGCCTGCACGGGATTATTCTTTCTGGCGGGCCTGTTGATCCTGTCGCGTTTGAATTTTCAGCGTGGCATTTTGGCCAAGAATCAAGCCGATCTCAGTTGTCAGGATTGA
- a CDS encoding CoA-acylating methylmalonate-semialdehyde dehydrogenase, whose protein sequence is MTEVVRVPLLIDGQHVQSKSTRWDDVLNPATQEVVAQVPYATMEELETIIASSAKAYESWRHSSQGARMRVMLNLQRLVRENSAKLAEAISREHGKTMPDAEGEVGRGLEVIEYACSIASMQLGEYAENAAGGIDVYTLIQPLGVCAGVTAFNFPVMLPCFMFPLAVACGNTFVLKPSEQDPSASLMLAELALEAGLPPGVLNVVHGGADIANALVTHPEVKAVSFIGSTAVGTEIHRRATEAGKRSQAMMGAKNHCIVMPDADRDVAINQLLGAAFGAAGQRCMAISVAVMVGESGEWVDELVKRAATMKVNVGTDRQADLGPLVSPRARQRVESLIEAGVQEGASLVLDGRGVKVPGYESGNFVGPTIFNDVKADMRIYEEEIFGPVLCIVRVNTLEEAVQFINRNPNGNGVSIFTQDGGHARYFQNRIDVGQIGINIPIPVPVAWFSFTGSRASKLGDLGPNGKQAVQFWTQTKTVTARWQAHANTMNTTISMT, encoded by the coding sequence ATGACGGAAGTGGTTCGTGTACCTTTGCTGATCGATGGACAACATGTTCAATCCAAGAGCACTCGTTGGGACGACGTGCTCAATCCAGCCACCCAGGAAGTAGTGGCCCAAGTGCCTTACGCCACGATGGAAGAGCTGGAAACCATTATTGCCAGCTCGGCCAAAGCCTATGAAAGCTGGCGTCACTCCAGCCAGGGCGCTCGCATGCGCGTCATGCTGAATCTGCAGCGTCTGGTGCGTGAAAACAGTGCCAAGCTGGCTGAAGCCATTTCGCGCGAACACGGCAAGACCATGCCAGACGCTGAAGGCGAAGTAGGCCGTGGCCTGGAAGTAATCGAATATGCGTGTTCCATTGCTTCCATGCAATTGGGCGAATACGCAGAAAACGCCGCAGGCGGTATTGACGTCTACACCCTGATCCAGCCCTTGGGCGTGTGCGCAGGCGTGACAGCGTTCAACTTCCCCGTGATGCTGCCTTGCTTCATGTTCCCGCTGGCCGTGGCTTGCGGTAATACCTTCGTGCTCAAGCCTTCCGAGCAGGATCCCAGTGCCAGTCTGATGCTGGCCGAGCTGGCTCTGGAAGCTGGCCTGCCTCCAGGCGTGCTGAACGTGGTCCATGGTGGTGCCGATATTGCCAATGCGCTGGTAACTCACCCTGAGGTCAAGGCGGTGTCCTTTATTGGCTCCACTGCCGTTGGTACTGAAATTCACCGTCGTGCCACCGAAGCGGGCAAGCGCTCGCAGGCCATGATGGGTGCCAAGAACCACTGCATCGTGATGCCTGATGCGGATCGTGACGTGGCGATCAACCAGTTGCTGGGTGCTGCCTTTGGTGCGGCCGGCCAGCGTTGCATGGCGATCTCGGTTGCCGTGATGGTGGGTGAAAGCGGTGAGTGGGTCGATGAGCTGGTCAAACGTGCTGCCACCATGAAGGTCAATGTCGGTACAGACCGTCAGGCCGACCTGGGCCCACTGGTCTCGCCGCGTGCTCGTCAGCGTGTGGAATCCCTGATTGAAGCCGGTGTACAGGAAGGCGCCAGCCTTGTGCTGGATGGCCGTGGCGTGAAAGTGCCCGGTTATGAAAGCGGCAACTTTGTCGGCCCAACCATCTTCAATGATGTGAAAGCTGATATGCGCATTTACGAAGAAGAAATCTTCGGACCCGTGCTGTGCATTGTGCGCGTCAACACGCTGGAGGAGGCGGTGCAATTCATTAACCGCAACCCCAACGGGAATGGCGTGTCCATCTTCACGCAGGACGGTGGCCATGCACGCTACTTCCAGAACCGTATCGACGTGGGCCAGATCGGTATCAATATTCCTATCCCTGTGCCTGTGGCCTGGTTCAGCTTTACTGGTTCGCGCGCGTCCAAGCTGGGCGACCTGGGCCCGAACGGCAAACAAGCGGTTCAGTTCTGGACACAGACCAAAACTGTCACGGCTCGTTGGCAGGCTCACGCCAATACGATGAATACAACAATCAGCATGACGTAA
- a CDS encoding C40 family peptidase, producing MPPHYLNPPALLHITYRSAKYLLLAGALALTGCATTGTQQSSQSKDRAELDHGYYADYEFQTESDPLGTYLANRARNDINIAYSSDRRQGRTESRSSQGSSSTHGLANAALNFLGVKYSFGGDAPSTGFDCSGLVSYVAEKSLGLKLPRQSKDIAKEGTSVNRSELRKGDLVFFNTRGARFSHVGIYLGDDKFVHAPRTGAVVRVESMEVGYWKKRYNGARRLAAADTQQSETRLRSVK from the coding sequence ATGCCGCCACATTACCTGAATCCACCCGCACTTTTGCACATTACCTATCGCAGCGCCAAGTATCTTTTGTTAGCCGGCGCGCTCGCTCTGACAGGGTGTGCCACCACTGGAACTCAACAGTCCAGTCAAAGCAAAGATCGTGCAGAACTGGATCACGGCTATTACGCCGACTACGAATTCCAGACCGAGTCCGACCCGCTGGGTACTTACCTGGCCAACCGCGCTCGTAACGACATCAATATTGCTTACAGCAGCGATCGTCGCCAAGGGCGTACCGAAAGCCGCAGTAGCCAAGGTTCTTCTTCTACCCATGGCCTTGCCAACGCCGCCCTGAACTTTCTGGGCGTGAAGTACAGTTTTGGTGGCGACGCCCCCAGCACTGGCTTCGATTGCAGCGGCCTGGTGTCCTACGTGGCTGAAAAGTCCCTGGGTCTGAAGCTGCCCCGCCAATCCAAAGACATTGCCAAAGAAGGCACCTCGGTTAACCGCAGCGAGCTGCGCAAAGGTGACCTGGTCTTCTTCAATACCCGTGGCGCTCGTTTCTCTCATGTAGGCATTTACCTGGGTGATGACAAGTTTGTTCACGCTCCTCGCACTGGCGCTGTTGTACGCGTCGAGAGCATGGAAGTGGGTTACTGGAAAAAACGCTATAACGGCGCACGCCGTCTGGCCGCTGCCGATACGCAGCAGTCCGAAACCCGTCTGCGTAGCGTCAAGTAA
- a CDS encoding LysR family transcriptional regulator produces MDWDNLRYFLEVARCQRISVAAQRLGVQHSTVARRIQALEQELGLRLFHKSTVSGYSLTSEGQNLQQRMEPVESRLLAARDAITGKARPLTGKLRLGCTEAFGSYVLTPLLSIFQAQYPELTLELLPVPRPISLSRRDADLAIALERPQRGPYWCTRLADYSLRLYAHQDYLNSHPPIESVQDLSQHRFIAYVDDLVFSDSLRYLEEIVRSAAVRFRSTSVIAQYQATLQGQGIAVLPCFLAKTDPRLRCVLPNEVELRRRFWMFCHEEQRQNPSLTRLWHFLKQSVEERQDLLDGA; encoded by the coding sequence ATGGACTGGGATAATCTGCGTTACTTTCTGGAAGTGGCCCGTTGCCAACGTATCAGCGTTGCCGCTCAACGGCTGGGGGTGCAGCACAGCACCGTGGCTCGCCGTATCCAGGCGCTGGAGCAGGAACTGGGCTTGCGTCTGTTTCATAAGTCCACGGTCAGCGGCTATAGCCTGACTAGCGAGGGACAGAATCTGCAGCAACGCATGGAGCCGGTAGAAAGCCGTTTGCTGGCGGCGCGGGATGCGATCACCGGCAAGGCCAGACCCTTGACGGGCAAGCTGCGACTGGGCTGCACCGAAGCCTTTGGCAGCTATGTGCTGACGCCCTTGCTCAGCATTTTCCAGGCCCAGTATCCGGAGCTGACCCTGGAGCTCTTGCCTGTCCCCCGCCCTATCAGCCTGTCGCGCCGGGATGCCGACCTGGCGATTGCACTGGAACGCCCCCAACGCGGTCCGTACTGGTGTACACGTCTGGCTGATTACAGCTTGCGGCTCTATGCTCATCAGGATTATTTGAATAGCCACCCGCCCATAGAAAGCGTGCAGGATTTGTCCCAGCATCGCTTTATTGCCTATGTGGATGATCTGGTATTCAGCGACAGCCTGCGCTATCTGGAAGAAATCGTCAGATCTGCCGCCGTGCGCTTTCGCAGCACCAGCGTGATTGCGCAGTATCAGGCTACCTTGCAGGGACAAGGGATTGCCGTCCTGCCCTGCTTTCTGGCAAAAACCGATCCGCGCCTGCGCTGCGTTTTACCGAATGAGGTGGAACTGCGACGCCGATTCTGGATGTTCTGCCATGAAGAGCAGCGTCAAAACCCCAGCCTGACCCGGCTCTGGCATTTTCTGAAGCAGTCAGTGGAAGAGCGGCAAGACCTGCTGGATGGGGCTTAA
- a CDS encoding DMT family transporter, producing MSGEQQADRGALALMGLVVLTWGMSWVVMKAMTVYIGPVDLIAARYAVAFVFLWLVLRLKGGHLRPTPWKLSLGVAIFQTTGFQLLSQFSLQAGGAGKMVALAYTMPIWILLLSWPMLGQRPQKRHIMGMVPAILGLMLLIAPWEGMGGILGSVLATLSGVSWALGAVFSKQLFERHRVELLNATVWQCLLGIVIVLPLSFLIPQRPIVMEWQMFSGVLYLGVIATGVGWLLWMAVVSRVSATLAGMSSLGVPALTVLLAWLLLDEWPTQLELMGTGLILLGLFVVNWPSRSRKTQRT from the coding sequence TTGAGCGGGGAACAGCAGGCAGACAGGGGCGCTTTGGCGCTGATGGGCTTGGTGGTACTGACCTGGGGCATGAGCTGGGTCGTCATGAAGGCGATGACCGTCTACATCGGGCCAGTGGATCTGATTGCAGCACGCTATGCGGTGGCATTCGTTTTTTTATGGCTGGTGCTGCGTCTTAAAGGCGGGCATTTACGGCCTACGCCATGGAAGCTGAGCCTGGGCGTCGCCATTTTCCAGACCACCGGCTTTCAACTGCTTAGCCAGTTTTCCTTGCAGGCGGGTGGGGCGGGCAAGATGGTGGCCCTGGCCTACACCATGCCCATCTGGATTTTGCTGCTGTCCTGGCCCATGTTGGGCCAACGTCCCCAAAAACGCCACATCATGGGCATGGTGCCTGCCATCCTGGGTTTGATGCTCCTGATCGCGCCTTGGGAAGGGATGGGCGGCATACTCGGTTCCGTTCTGGCTACCTTGAGTGGCGTGAGCTGGGCTTTGGGGGCGGTTTTCTCCAAGCAACTATTTGAGCGCCATCGAGTCGAGCTGCTCAATGCCACCGTCTGGCAGTGCTTGCTGGGGATTGTGATTGTTCTGCCCTTGAGCTTCCTGATTCCCCAGCGTCCCATTGTGATGGAATGGCAGATGTTCAGTGGCGTACTGTACCTGGGCGTTATCGCAACCGGGGTAGGTTGGCTGCTGTGGATGGCCGTAGTCAGTCGCGTCAGCGCGACCTTGGCCGGGATGTCCAGCCTGGGTGTGCCTGCGTTGACTGTCTTGCTGGCCTGGTTGTTGCTGGACGAATGGCCCACTCAACTGGAGTTGATGGGGACAGGCCTGATTCTATTGGGTCTGTTCGTGGTGAACTGGCCCAGTCGATCTCGCAAGACGCAAAGAACATAA
- a CDS encoding CysB family HTH-type transcriptional regulator translates to MNIQQFRFVRETIRRNFNLTEAARSLYTSQPGVSKAIIEFEDELGIKIFERHGKRIKGLTRPGEAVAEVIDRIMREIDNLKRVSDDFARRDEGTLVIACTHAQARYLLPKVIPEFRRRFPKVHMSLAEGSPPVLAQMVIHEQADVAIATETLALTPGLVALPVYTWEHTVVVTPDHPLADLPANKQLSIETLAQYPIVTYDHAFSGRGSIDEAFAKHGITPDIVLEAIDADVIKTYVDVGLGIGIIAGIAFDPRRDKGLVGLPAGHLFGAHHTKVAVKAGAFLRDYIFELLEMLAPELTRDVVLSALDEKQAGGPL, encoded by the coding sequence ATGAATATTCAACAATTCCGCTTTGTCCGAGAGACCATCCGACGTAACTTCAATCTGACTGAAGCCGCTCGCTCGCTGTACACCTCCCAGCCGGGGGTATCCAAGGCGATCATCGAGTTCGAAGATGAACTGGGCATCAAGATTTTTGAACGTCATGGAAAACGCATTAAGGGCCTGACCCGACCGGGAGAAGCCGTCGCAGAGGTGATTGACCGCATCATGCGCGAGATCGACAACCTCAAGCGTGTCAGCGACGACTTCGCCCGCCGTGATGAAGGTACCTTGGTGATCGCTTGTACCCACGCCCAGGCACGATATTTGCTGCCCAAGGTGATCCCTGAATTCCGCCGTCGCTTTCCCAAGGTCCATATGTCCTTGGCTGAAGGCAGCCCGCCTGTGCTGGCCCAGATGGTGATACACGAGCAGGCTGACGTGGCCATCGCTACTGAAACCCTGGCCCTGACGCCGGGTCTGGTCGCCTTGCCGGTCTACACCTGGGAGCATACGGTGGTGGTGACACCGGATCACCCGCTGGCTGATCTGCCTGCCAACAAGCAGTTGTCCATCGAAACCCTGGCGCAATACCCCATCGTGACTTACGACCATGCTTTCTCGGGTAGGGGTTCGATTGATGAGGCCTTTGCCAAGCACGGCATCACTCCGGACATTGTGCTGGAGGCCATTGATGCTGACGTGATCAAGACCTACGTGGATGTTGGTCTGGGTATCGGTATTATCGCAGGCATTGCTTTCGACCCACGTCGTGACAAGGGTCTGGTTGGCTTGCCAGCAGGGCATTTGTTTGGTGCGCACCATACCAAGGTGGCGGTGAAAGCCGGGGCCTTCCTGCGTGACTATATTTTTGAATTGCTGGAGATGCTGGCACCGGAATTGACCCGCGATGTGGTGCTGAGCGCTCTGGACGAGAAACAGGCTGGTGGCCCGCTGTAA
- a CDS encoding DUF2325 domain-containing protein: MSQYVSAVVVGADRLGNIPDLLKIHNISIKHHISGRDPAHQKKTLQLPSGTDLLILLTDFLGHNVMKTFRAAALKSGIRVVACRRSVCSMKQALTQCGYCESCPLGKSKSH, translated from the coding sequence GTGTCTCAATACGTCAGTGCAGTCGTGGTTGGAGCAGACCGTCTGGGGAACATTCCCGACCTGCTCAAGATCCACAATATCTCGATCAAACATCATATTAGCGGGCGTGATCCTGCGCACCAGAAAAAAACCCTGCAGTTGCCTTCCGGCACCGATTTGTTGATTTTACTGACCGACTTCCTGGGTCACAATGTCATGAAAACCTTTCGGGCCGCTGCCTTGAAGTCCGGTATTCGAGTGGTCGCCTGCCGACGCTCGGTTTGCAGCATGAAGCAAGCCTTAACCCAATGCGGCTATTGTGAATCTTGTCCGCTCGGTAAGTCCAAGAGCCACTAG